The Bos indicus x Bos taurus breed Angus x Brahman F1 hybrid chromosome 11, Bos_hybrid_MaternalHap_v2.0, whole genome shotgun sequence genome includes a region encoding these proteins:
- the DOK1 gene encoding docking protein 1 isoform X1 — MDGAVMEGPLFLQSQRFGTKRWRKTWAVLYPASPHGVARLEFFDHKGSSSGGGRGSSRRLDCKVIRLAECVSVAPVAVESPPEPGAAAFRLDTAQRSHLLAADAPSSAAWVQTLCQNAFPKGSWALAPAENPPKLSALEMLENSLYSPSWEGSQFWVTVQKTEAAERCGLHGSYVLRVEAERLTLLAPGAQRQILEPLLFWPYTLLRRYGRDKVMFSFEAGRRCPSGPGTFTFQTAQGNDIFQAVETAIHRQKIQGKAGQGQDVLRADSHEGEVADGKLASLSAPLELPGSPPALYSEPLDSLRIPPGPSQDSLYSDPLDSTPARAGEGTQLKKALYWDLCEHVQQKLIKAKLTDPKEDPIYDEPEGLAPATLRGLYDLPQEPKDAWWCQARVKEEGYELPYNPATDDYAVPPPRSTKPFPAPKPQGLALSESGAATGSGSQGHSSDTALYSQVQKSGASGSWDCGLSGVVTNRTGAKSEGST; from the exons ATGGACGGGGCCGTGATGGAAGGGCCGCTGTTTTTGCAGAGTCAGCGTTTCGGGACCAAG AGATGGAGGAAGACCTGGGCGGTTCTCTACCCGGCCAGTCCCCACGGTGTCGCGCGGCTCGAGTTCTTTGACCACAAGGGGTCTAGCTCTGGAGGTGGCCGAGGGAGCTCGCGCCgcctggactgcaaggtgatccgtCTGGCAGAGTGTGTGAGCGTGGCCCCCGTGGCAGTGGAGAGCCCCCCTGAGCCTGGCGCCGCAGCTTTTCGCCTGGATACCGCACAGCGATCCCACTTGCTGGCGGCCGACGCGCCGTCCAGTGCAGCCTGGGTGCAAACGCTGTGCCAAAACGCCTTTCCG AAAGGCAGCTGGGCCCTGGCACCTGCCGAGAACCCACCCAAGCTTTCCGCCCTGGAGATGCTGGAGAACTCGCTGTATAGCCCCTCCTGGGAAG GATCCCAGTTCTGGGTAACGGTGCAGAAGACTGAGGCCGCCGAGCGCTGTGGCCTGCATGGCTCCTATGTGCTGAGAGTGGAGGCAGAGAGGCTGACTCTTCTGGCCCCGGGGGCCCAGAGGCAGATATTGGAGCCACTTCTTTTCTGGCCCTACACTCTGTTGCGTCGCTATGGCCGTGACAAG GTTATGTTCTCTTTTGAGGCTGGCCGCCGCTGTCCCTCCGGCCCTGGAACCTTCACCTTCCAGACGGCACAGGGAAATGACATCTTTCAGGCAGTCGAGACTGCTATCCACCGACAGAAGATTCAGGGAAAGGCTGGCCAGGGGCAGGATGTTCTCAGAGCTGATTCCCATGAAGGAGAAGTGGCAGACGGGAAGTTGGCTTCCCTCTCGGCCCCCCTGGAGCTCCCAGGAAGCCCTCCAGCCCTGTATTCTGAACCCTTAGACTCCCTGCGCATTCCTCCAGGCCCTTCCCAAGATTCCCTGTACTCAGACCCCTTGGACAGCACCCCTGCTCGGGCAGGGGAGGGGACACAGTTAAAGAAAGCTCTCTACTGGGACTTGTGTGAACATGTGCAGCAAAAGCTGATAAAGGCCAAGTTGACAGACCCTAAAGAAGACCCCATTTATGATGAACCTGAGGGCCTGGCCCCAGCCACTCTCCGGGGCCTTTATGATCTGCCTCAGGAGCCCAAGGATGCGTGGTGGTGCCAGGCTCGGGTGAAGGAGGAGGGCTATGAGCTCCCCTACAACCCTGCCACGGATGATTATGCTGTGCCACCCCCTCGGAGCACAAAGCCCTTTCCAGCTCCCAAGCCCCAGGGCCTGGCCTTATCTGAATCTGGTGCTGCAACTGGCAGTGGCAGCCAAGGCCATAGCTCAGACACTGCCCTGTACAGCCAGGTCCAGAAAAGCGGGGCCTCAGGGAGCTGGGACTGTGGGCTCTCTGGAGTAGTGACTAACAGGACTGGGGCCAAGTCAGAGGGTTCCACGTGA
- the DOK1 gene encoding docking protein 1 isoform X2 produces MLENSLYSPSWEGSQFWVTVQKTEAAERCGLHGSYVLRVEAERLTLLAPGAQRQILEPLLFWPYTLLRRYGRDKVMFSFEAGRRCPSGPGTFTFQTAQGNDIFQAVETAIHRQKIQGKAGQGQDVLRADSHEGEVADGKLASLSAPLELPGSPPALYSEPLDSLRIPPGPSQDSLYSDPLDSTPARAGEGTQLKKALYWDLCEHVQQKLIKAKLTDPKEDPIYDEPEGLAPATLRGLYDLPQEPKDAWWCQARVKEEGYELPYNPATDDYAVPPPRSTKPFPAPKPQGLALSESGAATGSGSQGHSSDTALYSQVQKSGASGSWDCGLSGVVTNRTGAKSEGST; encoded by the exons ATGCTGGAGAACTCGCTGTATAGCCCCTCCTGGGAAG GATCCCAGTTCTGGGTAACGGTGCAGAAGACTGAGGCCGCCGAGCGCTGTGGCCTGCATGGCTCCTATGTGCTGAGAGTGGAGGCAGAGAGGCTGACTCTTCTGGCCCCGGGGGCCCAGAGGCAGATATTGGAGCCACTTCTTTTCTGGCCCTACACTCTGTTGCGTCGCTATGGCCGTGACAAG GTTATGTTCTCTTTTGAGGCTGGCCGCCGCTGTCCCTCCGGCCCTGGAACCTTCACCTTCCAGACGGCACAGGGAAATGACATCTTTCAGGCAGTCGAGACTGCTATCCACCGACAGAAGATTCAGGGAAAGGCTGGCCAGGGGCAGGATGTTCTCAGAGCTGATTCCCATGAAGGAGAAGTGGCAGACGGGAAGTTGGCTTCCCTCTCGGCCCCCCTGGAGCTCCCAGGAAGCCCTCCAGCCCTGTATTCTGAACCCTTAGACTCCCTGCGCATTCCTCCAGGCCCTTCCCAAGATTCCCTGTACTCAGACCCCTTGGACAGCACCCCTGCTCGGGCAGGGGAGGGGACACAGTTAAAGAAAGCTCTCTACTGGGACTTGTGTGAACATGTGCAGCAAAAGCTGATAAAGGCCAAGTTGACAGACCCTAAAGAAGACCCCATTTATGATGAACCTGAGGGCCTGGCCCCAGCCACTCTCCGGGGCCTTTATGATCTGCCTCAGGAGCCCAAGGATGCGTGGTGGTGCCAGGCTCGGGTGAAGGAGGAGGGCTATGAGCTCCCCTACAACCCTGCCACGGATGATTATGCTGTGCCACCCCCTCGGAGCACAAAGCCCTTTCCAGCTCCCAAGCCCCAGGGCCTGGCCTTATCTGAATCTGGTGCTGCAACTGGCAGTGGCAGCCAAGGCCATAGCTCAGACACTGCCCTGTACAGCCAGGTCCAGAAAAGCGGGGCCTCAGGGAGCTGGGACTGTGGGCTCTCTGGAGTAGTGACTAACAGGACTGGGGCCAAGTCAGAGGGTTCCACGTGA
- the LOXL3 gene encoding lysyl oxidase homolog 3 isoform X2 has protein sequence MGPVSVWQWSLWGLLLCLLCSSCLGSPTPSTAPEKRAGSQGLRFRLAGFPRKPSEGRVEIQRAGEWGTICDDDFTLQAAHVLCRELGFTEATGWTHSAKYGPGTGRIWLDNLSCSGTERSVTECASRGWGNSDCTHDEDAGVICKDERLPGFSDSNVIEVEHHLQVEEVRLRPAVGRGRRPLPVTEGLVEVRLPDGWSQVCDKGWSAHNSHVICGMLGFPSEKRVNVAFYRLLAQRQQHSFGLHGVACVGTEAHLSLCSLEFYRANDTTRCPGGAPAVVSCVPSPLYAASSGQKKQQSKPQGEARVRLKGGAHPGEGRVEVLKAGTWGTVCDRKWDLQAASVVCRELGFGSAREALSGARMGQGMGAIHLSEVRCSGQELSLWKCPHKNITAEDCSHSQDAGVRCNLPYTGVETKIRLSGGRSRHEGRVEVQIGGPGSFRWGLICGDDWGTLEAMVACRQLGLGYANHGLQETWYWDSGNVTDVVMSGVRCTGAELSLDQCAHHGTHVTCKRTGSRFTAGVICSETASDLLLHSALVQETAYIEDRPLHMLYCAAEENCLASSARSANWPYGHRRLLRFSSQIHNLGRADFRPKAGRHSWVWHECHGHYHSMDIFTHYDILTPNGTKVAEGHKASFCLEDTECQEDVSKRYECANFGEQGITVGCWDLYRHDIDCQWIDITDVKPGNYILQVVINPNFEVAESDFTNNAMKCNCKYDGHRIWVHNCHIGDAFSEEANRRFERYPGQTSNQII, from the exons ATGGGACCTGTCAGCGTTTGGCAGTGGAGCCTGTGGGGGTTGCTGCTGTGCCTGCTGTGCAGTTCGTGCCTGGGATCTCCAACCCCATCCACGGCACCTGAGAAGAGGGCTGGGAGCCAGGGGCTGCGGTTTCGGCTGGCTGGTTTCCCCAGGAAGCCATCCGAGGGCCGTGTGGAGATACAGCGGGCTGGTGAATGGGGCACCATCTGCGATGATGACTTCACGCTGCAGGCTGCTCATGTCCTATGCCGGGAGCTGGGCTTCACAGAGGCCACAGGCTGGACCCACAGTGCCAAATATGGCCCTGGAACAG GCCGCATCTGGCTGGACAACCTGAGCTGCAGTGGGACTGAGCGGAGTGTGACTGAATGTGCCTCCCGGGGTTGGGGGAACAGTGACTGTACCCACGATGAGGATGCTGGGGTCATCTGCAAGGACGAGCGCCTCCCTGGCTTCTCAGATTCCAATGTCATTGAG GTAGAGCATCACCTGCAAGTGGAGGAGGTGCGACTTCGGCCAGCTGTTGGAAGGGGCAGACGGCCCCTGCCTGTGACTGAGGGACTGGTCGAAGTCAGGCTTCCGGATGGCTGGTCGCAAGTGTGTGACAAAGGCTGGAGTGCGCACAACAGCCATGTGATCTGCGGGATGCTGGGCTTCCCGAGCGAAAAGCGGGTCAACGTGGCCTTCTACAG GCTGCTGGCCCAGCGGCAGCAACACTCCTTTGGTCTGCATGGGGTGGCGTGCGTGGGCACGGAGGCCCACCTCTCCCTCTGCTCTTTGGAATTCTATCGAGCCAATGACACCACCAGGTGCCCGGGGGGGGCCCCTGCGGTGGTGAGCTGTGTGCCAAGCCCTCTCTACGCAGCATCCAGTGGCCAGAAGAAGCAACAGTCGAAGCCTCAGGGGGAG GCCCGAGTGCGTCTAAAGGGCGGCGCCCACCCAGGAGAGGGCCGGGTAGAAGTCCTGAAGGCTGGCACGTGGGGCACGGTCTGTGATCGCAAGTGGGACCTGCAAGCAGCCAGCGTGGTGTGTCGGGAGCTAGGCTTCGGGAGTGCTCGAGAGGCTCTGAGCGGTGCCCGCATGGGGCAGG GCATGGGTGCCATCCATTTAAGTGAAGTTAGATGCTCTGGACAGGAACTCTCTCTCTGGAAGTGCCCCCACAAGAACATCACAGCTGAAGACTGCTCGCATAGCCAAGATGCTGGCGTCCGATGCAACCTGCCCTACACTGGGGTAGAGACCAAG ATCCGACTCAGCGGGGGCCGCAGCCGACATGAAGGGCGAGTCGAAGTGCAAATAGGGGGACCTGGGTCCTTTCGCTGGGGCCTCATCTGTGGAGATGACTGGGGAACACTGGAGGCCATGGTTGCCTGCAGGCAGCTTGGACTGGGCTATGCCAACCACGGCCTACAG GAGACCTGGTACTGGGATTCAGGAAATGTGACAGACGTGGTGATGAGTGGAGTGCGCTGCACAGGGGCTGAGCTGTCCCTGGACCAGTGTGCTCATCATGGCACCCATGTCACCTGCAAGAGGACAGGAAGCCGTTTTACTGCTGGAGTCATTTGTTCTGAAA CCGCGTCAGATCTGCTGTTGCACTCAGCACTGGTGCAGGAGACCGCTTACATCGAGGACCGGCCTCTGCACATGCTGTATTGTGCTGCTGAAGAGAACTGCCTGGCCAGCTCGGCCCGCTCAGCCAACTGGCCTTACGGCCACCGGCGTCTGCTCAGATTCTCCTCCCAGATCCACAACCTGGGACGTGCTGACTTCAGGCCCAAGGCTGGGCGCCACTCCTGGGTGTGGCATGAATGTCATGG GCATTATCACAGTATGGACATCTTCACTCACTACGATATCCTGACCCCCAACGGCACCAAGGTGGCTGAGGGCCACAAAGCTAGTTTCTGTCTAGAAGACACCGAATGTCAGGAGG ATGTCTCCAAGAGGTATGAGTGTGCCAACTTTGGAGAGCAGGGCATCACTGTGGGTTGCTGGGATCTCTACCGGCATGACATCGACTGTCAATGGATTGACATCACAGATGTGAAACCAGGAAACTACATTCTGCAG GTAGTCATCAACCCCAATTTTGAAGTAGCAGAGAGTGACTTCACCAACAACGCCATGAAATGTAACTGCAAATATGATGGACATCGCATCTGGGTGCACAACTGTCACATTG GGGATGCCTTCAGTGAAGAGGCCAACAGGAGGTTTGAACGCTACCCTGGCCAGACCAGTAACCAGATCATCTAA
- the LOXL3 gene encoding lysyl oxidase homolog 3 isoform X1 has translation MGPVSVWQWSLWGLLLCLLCSSCLGSPTPSTAPEKRAGSQGLRFRLAGFPRKPSEGRVEIQRAGEWGTICDDDFTLQAAHVLCRELGFTEATGWTHSAKYGPGTGRIWLDNLSCSGTERSVTECASRGWGNSDCTHDEDAGVICKDERLPGFSDSNVIEVEHHLQVEEVRLRPAVGRGRRPLPVTEGLVEVRLPDGWSQVCDKGWSAHNSHVICGMLGFPSEKRVNVAFYRKLRKRAAKASARRSKPLGRPVTKLKAKPQTRMGRGPIKRLLAQRQQHSFGLHGVACVGTEAHLSLCSLEFYRANDTTRCPGGAPAVVSCVPSPLYAASSGQKKQQSKPQGEARVRLKGGAHPGEGRVEVLKAGTWGTVCDRKWDLQAASVVCRELGFGSAREALSGARMGQGMGAIHLSEVRCSGQELSLWKCPHKNITAEDCSHSQDAGVRCNLPYTGVETKIRLSGGRSRHEGRVEVQIGGPGSFRWGLICGDDWGTLEAMVACRQLGLGYANHGLQETWYWDSGNVTDVVMSGVRCTGAELSLDQCAHHGTHVTCKRTGSRFTAGVICSETASDLLLHSALVQETAYIEDRPLHMLYCAAEENCLASSARSANWPYGHRRLLRFSSQIHNLGRADFRPKAGRHSWVWHECHGHYHSMDIFTHYDILTPNGTKVAEGHKASFCLEDTECQEDVSKRYECANFGEQGITVGCWDLYRHDIDCQWIDITDVKPGNYILQVVINPNFEVAESDFTNNAMKCNCKYDGHRIWVHNCHIGDAFSEEANRRFERYPGQTSNQII, from the exons ATGGGACCTGTCAGCGTTTGGCAGTGGAGCCTGTGGGGGTTGCTGCTGTGCCTGCTGTGCAGTTCGTGCCTGGGATCTCCAACCCCATCCACGGCACCTGAGAAGAGGGCTGGGAGCCAGGGGCTGCGGTTTCGGCTGGCTGGTTTCCCCAGGAAGCCATCCGAGGGCCGTGTGGAGATACAGCGGGCTGGTGAATGGGGCACCATCTGCGATGATGACTTCACGCTGCAGGCTGCTCATGTCCTATGCCGGGAGCTGGGCTTCACAGAGGCCACAGGCTGGACCCACAGTGCCAAATATGGCCCTGGAACAG GCCGCATCTGGCTGGACAACCTGAGCTGCAGTGGGACTGAGCGGAGTGTGACTGAATGTGCCTCCCGGGGTTGGGGGAACAGTGACTGTACCCACGATGAGGATGCTGGGGTCATCTGCAAGGACGAGCGCCTCCCTGGCTTCTCAGATTCCAATGTCATTGAG GTAGAGCATCACCTGCAAGTGGAGGAGGTGCGACTTCGGCCAGCTGTTGGAAGGGGCAGACGGCCCCTGCCTGTGACTGAGGGACTGGTCGAAGTCAGGCTTCCGGATGGCTGGTCGCAAGTGTGTGACAAAGGCTGGAGTGCGCACAACAGCCATGTGATCTGCGGGATGCTGGGCTTCCCGAGCGAAAAGCGGGTCAACGTGGCCTTCTACAG AAAGTTGAGGAAGCGAGCGGCCAAAGCCTCGGCCCGACGCTCCAAGCCCCTTGGAAG aCCAGTCACCAAGCTTAAAGCCAAACCCCAAACCCGAATGGGCAGGGGGCCTATTAAGAG GCTGCTGGCCCAGCGGCAGCAACACTCCTTTGGTCTGCATGGGGTGGCGTGCGTGGGCACGGAGGCCCACCTCTCCCTCTGCTCTTTGGAATTCTATCGAGCCAATGACACCACCAGGTGCCCGGGGGGGGCCCCTGCGGTGGTGAGCTGTGTGCCAAGCCCTCTCTACGCAGCATCCAGTGGCCAGAAGAAGCAACAGTCGAAGCCTCAGGGGGAG GCCCGAGTGCGTCTAAAGGGCGGCGCCCACCCAGGAGAGGGCCGGGTAGAAGTCCTGAAGGCTGGCACGTGGGGCACGGTCTGTGATCGCAAGTGGGACCTGCAAGCAGCCAGCGTGGTGTGTCGGGAGCTAGGCTTCGGGAGTGCTCGAGAGGCTCTGAGCGGTGCCCGCATGGGGCAGG GCATGGGTGCCATCCATTTAAGTGAAGTTAGATGCTCTGGACAGGAACTCTCTCTCTGGAAGTGCCCCCACAAGAACATCACAGCTGAAGACTGCTCGCATAGCCAAGATGCTGGCGTCCGATGCAACCTGCCCTACACTGGGGTAGAGACCAAG ATCCGACTCAGCGGGGGCCGCAGCCGACATGAAGGGCGAGTCGAAGTGCAAATAGGGGGACCTGGGTCCTTTCGCTGGGGCCTCATCTGTGGAGATGACTGGGGAACACTGGAGGCCATGGTTGCCTGCAGGCAGCTTGGACTGGGCTATGCCAACCACGGCCTACAG GAGACCTGGTACTGGGATTCAGGAAATGTGACAGACGTGGTGATGAGTGGAGTGCGCTGCACAGGGGCTGAGCTGTCCCTGGACCAGTGTGCTCATCATGGCACCCATGTCACCTGCAAGAGGACAGGAAGCCGTTTTACTGCTGGAGTCATTTGTTCTGAAA CCGCGTCAGATCTGCTGTTGCACTCAGCACTGGTGCAGGAGACCGCTTACATCGAGGACCGGCCTCTGCACATGCTGTATTGTGCTGCTGAAGAGAACTGCCTGGCCAGCTCGGCCCGCTCAGCCAACTGGCCTTACGGCCACCGGCGTCTGCTCAGATTCTCCTCCCAGATCCACAACCTGGGACGTGCTGACTTCAGGCCCAAGGCTGGGCGCCACTCCTGGGTGTGGCATGAATGTCATGG GCATTATCACAGTATGGACATCTTCACTCACTACGATATCCTGACCCCCAACGGCACCAAGGTGGCTGAGGGCCACAAAGCTAGTTTCTGTCTAGAAGACACCGAATGTCAGGAGG ATGTCTCCAAGAGGTATGAGTGTGCCAACTTTGGAGAGCAGGGCATCACTGTGGGTTGCTGGGATCTCTACCGGCATGACATCGACTGTCAATGGATTGACATCACAGATGTGAAACCAGGAAACTACATTCTGCAG GTAGTCATCAACCCCAATTTTGAAGTAGCAGAGAGTGACTTCACCAACAACGCCATGAAATGTAACTGCAAATATGATGGACATCGCATCTGGGTGCACAACTGTCACATTG GGGATGCCTTCAGTGAAGAGGCCAACAGGAGGTTTGAACGCTACCCTGGCCAGACCAGTAACCAGATCATCTAA
- the LOXL3 gene encoding lysyl oxidase homolog 3 isoform X3 — MGQGMGAIHLSEVRCSGQELSLWKCPHKNITAEDCSHSQDAGVRCNLPYTGVETKIRLSGGRSRHEGRVEVQIGGPGSFRWGLICGDDWGTLEAMVACRQLGLGYANHGLQETWYWDSGNVTDVVMSGVRCTGAELSLDQCAHHGTHVTCKRTGSRFTAGVICSETASDLLLHSALVQETAYIEDRPLHMLYCAAEENCLASSARSANWPYGHRRLLRFSSQIHNLGRADFRPKAGRHSWVWHECHGHYHSMDIFTHYDILTPNGTKVAEGHKASFCLEDTECQEDVSKRYECANFGEQGITVGCWDLYRHDIDCQWIDITDVKPGNYILQVVINPNFEVAESDFTNNAMKCNCKYDGHRIWVHNCHIGDAFSEEANRRFERYPGQTSNQII; from the exons ATGGGGCAGG GCATGGGTGCCATCCATTTAAGTGAAGTTAGATGCTCTGGACAGGAACTCTCTCTCTGGAAGTGCCCCCACAAGAACATCACAGCTGAAGACTGCTCGCATAGCCAAGATGCTGGCGTCCGATGCAACCTGCCCTACACTGGGGTAGAGACCAAG ATCCGACTCAGCGGGGGCCGCAGCCGACATGAAGGGCGAGTCGAAGTGCAAATAGGGGGACCTGGGTCCTTTCGCTGGGGCCTCATCTGTGGAGATGACTGGGGAACACTGGAGGCCATGGTTGCCTGCAGGCAGCTTGGACTGGGCTATGCCAACCACGGCCTACAG GAGACCTGGTACTGGGATTCAGGAAATGTGACAGACGTGGTGATGAGTGGAGTGCGCTGCACAGGGGCTGAGCTGTCCCTGGACCAGTGTGCTCATCATGGCACCCATGTCACCTGCAAGAGGACAGGAAGCCGTTTTACTGCTGGAGTCATTTGTTCTGAAA CCGCGTCAGATCTGCTGTTGCACTCAGCACTGGTGCAGGAGACCGCTTACATCGAGGACCGGCCTCTGCACATGCTGTATTGTGCTGCTGAAGAGAACTGCCTGGCCAGCTCGGCCCGCTCAGCCAACTGGCCTTACGGCCACCGGCGTCTGCTCAGATTCTCCTCCCAGATCCACAACCTGGGACGTGCTGACTTCAGGCCCAAGGCTGGGCGCCACTCCTGGGTGTGGCATGAATGTCATGG GCATTATCACAGTATGGACATCTTCACTCACTACGATATCCTGACCCCCAACGGCACCAAGGTGGCTGAGGGCCACAAAGCTAGTTTCTGTCTAGAAGACACCGAATGTCAGGAGG ATGTCTCCAAGAGGTATGAGTGTGCCAACTTTGGAGAGCAGGGCATCACTGTGGGTTGCTGGGATCTCTACCGGCATGACATCGACTGTCAATGGATTGACATCACAGATGTGAAACCAGGAAACTACATTCTGCAG GTAGTCATCAACCCCAATTTTGAAGTAGCAGAGAGTGACTTCACCAACAACGCCATGAAATGTAACTGCAAATATGATGGACATCGCATCTGGGTGCACAACTGTCACATTG GGGATGCCTTCAGTGAAGAGGCCAACAGGAGGTTTGAACGCTACCCTGGCCAGACCAGTAACCAGATCATCTAA
- the HTRA2 gene encoding serine protease HTRA2, mitochondrial, translated as MAALRAGRGAGWSLRGWRALWGGRWGKGPLLTPDLRALLTSGTPDPRTRVTYGTPSFRARLSVGVPEPRTCLRSRTSDLRARLIAGTPDPRTPEDSGTPGTRLRVWLAVALGAGGAVLLLFWGGGRGPPAVLASVLGSPPTSPRSQYNFIADVVEKTAPAVVYIEILGRHPFSGREVPISNGSGFVVAADGLIVTNAHVVADRRRVRVRLPSGDTYEAVVTAVDPVADIATLRIQTKEPLPTLPLGRSADVRQGEFVVAMGSPFALQNTITSGIVSSAQRPAKDLGLPQTNVEYIQTDAAIDFGNSGGPLVNLDGEVIGVNTMKVTSGISFAIPSDRLREFLHRGEKKNSWFGISGSQRRYIGVMMLTLTPSILAELQLREPSFPDVQHGVLIHKVILDSPAHRAGLRPGDVILAIGEQLVQNAEDIYEAVRTQSQLAVRIRRGQETLTLYVTPEVTE; from the exons ATGGCTGCACTGAGGGCGGGGCGGGGTGCTGGCTGGAGCCTCCGGGGATGGCGGGCTTTGTGGGGGGGTCGCTGGGGAAAGGGACCCCTGTTGACCCCTGACCTCCGGGCCCTGCTGACGTCAGGAACTCCTGACCCTCGGACCCGAGTGACTTATGGGACCCCCAGTTTCAGGGCCCGGTTGTCTGTGGGGGTCCCTGAACCACGGACATGCCTGAGGTCCCGGACTTCGGATCTCCGAGCACGGCTGATCGCTGGGACCCCAGATCCCCGGACCCCGGAAGACTCAGGGACTCCTGGAACCCGTCTGCGCGTGTGGCTAGCGGTGGCGCTGGGCGCTGGAGGGGCAGTACTGTTGTTGttttggggcggggggcggggtccCCCGGCTGTGCTCGCCTCGGTCCTTGGCTCGCCGCCCACCTCTCCCCGGAGCCAGTACAACTTCATCGCGGACGTGGTGGAGAAGACGGCCCCTGCCGTGGTTTATATCGAGATCTTGGGCAG GCACCCTTTTTCGGGCCGTGAAGTCCCTATCTCGAATGGCTCAGGATTCGTGGTGGCTGCCGATGGACTCATCGTTACCAATGCCCATGTGGTGGCTGATCGGCGCCGAGTCCGTGTAAGGCTGCCTAGCGGCGACACGTATGAGGCCGTGGTCACAGCTGTGGATCCTGTGGCAGACATCGCCACGCTGAGGATTCAGACCAAG GAGCCTCTCCCTACGCTGCCCCTGGGACGCTCAGCTGATGTTCGGCAAGGGGAGTTTGTTGTTGCTATGGGAAGTCCCTTTGCACTGCAGAACACAATCACCTCCGGCATTGTCAGCTCTGCTCAGCGTCCAGCCAAAGATCTGGGCCTTCCCCAAACCAATGTGGAGTATATCCAGACTGATGCAGCTATTGAT TTTGGAAACTCTGGAGGTCCCCTGGTCAACCTG GATGGGGAGGTGATTGGGGTGAATACCATGAAGGTCACATCTGGAATCTCCTTTGCCATCCCTTCTGATCGCCTTCGAGAGTTTCTGCATCGTGGAGAAAAGAAGA ACTCCTGGTTTGGAATCAGTGGGTCCCAGCGCCGCTACATTGGGGTGATGATGCTGACCTTGACTCCCAG CATCCTTGCTGAACTACAGCTTCGAGAACCAAGCTTTCCTGATGTTCAGCATGGTGTGCTCATCCATAAAGTCATCCTGGACTCCCCTGCTCACCG GGCTGGTCTACGACCTGGTGATGTGATCTTGGCCATTGGGGAGCAGCTGGTACAAAATGCTGAAGATATTTATGAAGCTGTTCGAACCCAATCCCAACTGGCAGTGCGGATCCGGCGAGGACAGGAAACTCTGACCTTATATGTGACCCCTGAAGTCACGGAATGA